In Salisediminibacterium beveridgei, one DNA window encodes the following:
- the tsaB gene encoding tRNA (adenosine(37)-N6)-threonylcarbamoyltransferase complex dimerization subunit type 1 TsaB: protein MNVLAIDTASYVMGVGLLKDGKPVGELVTHEKKNHSLRLMPAIRSLFEQVDLTPDDLDRIVVNHGPGSYTGVRIGVTTAKTMAYSLGIPVVGVSSLKVLSLNGVHFTGEVVPFFDARRGQAFTGLYEQNQQVLDDRIIMLDEWLQLLTTRETPRFLFISPDLHLHQDVIQSALGERSVFAQSPNELVRPVALALAGMHLQADSTVHLFKPNYLRLAEAESKWREQNPGKVESYEPKRN, encoded by the coding sequence ATGAATGTACTGGCGATAGATACAGCAAGCTACGTGATGGGGGTCGGACTTTTGAAGGACGGCAAACCGGTCGGGGAGCTTGTGACCCATGAGAAAAAGAATCATTCCCTTCGGCTGATGCCAGCGATCCGAAGCCTGTTTGAACAGGTCGATCTGACGCCCGATGATCTCGACCGGATTGTGGTGAATCACGGACCTGGTTCGTATACCGGCGTTCGTATCGGTGTCACAACGGCAAAAACCATGGCCTACAGTCTCGGTATTCCTGTTGTGGGTGTTTCGAGTCTGAAAGTTCTTTCATTAAACGGAGTACATTTTACCGGAGAAGTGGTGCCATTTTTCGATGCCCGCCGCGGTCAGGCATTTACAGGTCTTTACGAACAGAATCAGCAGGTCCTCGATGACCGGATCATCATGCTCGATGAGTGGCTGCAGCTGTTGACAACACGGGAAACCCCACGCTTTTTATTCATCAGTCCGGATCTCCATCTGCATCAGGATGTGATCCAGAGCGCTTTGGGGGAGCGGTCCGTATTTGCGCAGTCGCCTAATGAGCTGGTGCGTCCTGTGGCGCTGGCTCTTGCAGGTATGCACCTGCAGGCAGACTCAACGGTACATCTTTTCAAACCCAATTATTTACGGTTGGCAGAAGCAGAATCGAAGTGGCGCGAACAAAACCCTGGGAAGGTTGAGAGCTATGAGCCAAAACGCAACTGA
- a CDS encoding ABC transporter substrate-binding protein, with protein MRTASVMTGLMVMAIIGFLIFENSQAEEPAQIGVLVTESSRMEKLTGIEDGLADLGFADDDVVFHVYEEEDPGLLLSVATDLVHADYDLITAFGGIETQVLQEAMDGTESHTPVVFVGMAAPMETGIIERFEAPGGQFTGIANHHLSLSAKRVELFTDALPELEAVVLLYNASIDISERSLAMALEAADELQINALAFDVGDVFDAEALNGVLGPNTGLMTLPSFVIEGMTGELAEFAMAKDVPLMGIYDDEASAGFLMSYGSSFYDQGYQAARQVSMLLSGNDPENLPVELPDQLLFHVNDDVARELGVTLNEDILRLAEPVPSEQGGVLDAQ; from the coding sequence ATGCGCACGGCATCAGTAATGACAGGACTCATGGTTATGGCAATCATCGGGTTCTTGATTTTTGAAAACAGCCAGGCCGAAGAACCGGCACAAATCGGAGTGCTTGTCACCGAAAGCAGCCGGATGGAGAAACTTACGGGTATAGAGGATGGTCTGGCAGATCTCGGTTTTGCCGACGATGATGTGGTATTTCATGTGTACGAAGAGGAAGATCCTGGTCTGCTTTTGTCGGTCGCAACAGATCTGGTGCATGCGGATTATGATTTGATTACGGCTTTCGGAGGAATCGAGACGCAGGTCCTCCAAGAGGCAATGGATGGTACAGAGAGTCATACGCCTGTGGTATTCGTCGGTATGGCAGCCCCGATGGAAACGGGCATAATTGAGCGTTTTGAAGCACCTGGCGGCCAGTTCACAGGCATTGCCAACCATCATCTGAGCCTCTCAGCGAAGCGTGTGGAATTATTCACCGATGCCCTGCCGGAGCTTGAAGCGGTTGTCTTATTGTATAATGCATCGATTGATATCAGTGAACGGTCGCTGGCCATGGCGTTGGAGGCAGCGGACGAATTACAAATCAATGCATTGGCCTTTGACGTCGGTGACGTTTTTGACGCTGAAGCACTGAACGGAGTGCTCGGACCGAACACCGGTCTGATGACGTTACCGAGTTTTGTGATCGAAGGGATGACCGGTGAACTGGCGGAATTTGCGATGGCAAAAGACGTTCCCCTGATGGGGATATACGATGACGAAGCATCGGCTGGTTTTCTAATGAGCTACGGCTCGTCATTCTACGATCAGGGGTACCAGGCAGCCCGTCAGGTGAGCATGCTTCTTTCTGGAAATGACCCGGAAAATTTGCCGGTGGAGCTGCCGGATCAGTTGTTGTTTCACGTCAATGACGATGTGGCGAGGGAACTTGGAGTCACGCTCAATGAAGACATTTTGCGCCTCGCAGAACCGGTACCCTCAGAACAGGGAGGTGTCCTCGATGCGCAATAA
- a CDS encoding trans-sulfuration enzyme family protein → MKFNTKNVHMKSHQLKTDKSKATPIYQTSAFAFTDLDDMETYFNGEKNYLYTRMGNPNTDELGQAVADMENAEAGVASASGLSAILAGFLAVAKPGDHVIVAEDLYGGTFQLIDEEIRGLGIAIDFIDMTNLKAVEDAVTEKTVLIYTESITNPLLRVEDLKALVTLSEKHDLKLMVDNTFATPYLIRPLEEGADLVVHSATKYIGGHSDVTAGVLCGGSELVQQARKKITTLGSNLGPFDGWLAVRGLKTLSLRMRAQCDNAQMLADALALTPGVKRVFYPQGASDAGNGAIVTIDLEDDIDLNALTRGLSWIKVVPTLAGVETTVSYPKGTSHRALTETMRQKLGVTAQMIRISVGIEDGTDIIEAFSEAVKQAR, encoded by the coding sequence ATGAAATTCAACACAAAAAATGTACATATGAAAAGTCATCAGCTGAAAACAGATAAAAGTAAAGCGACACCGATTTACCAGACATCTGCGTTCGCTTTTACGGATCTTGATGATATGGAAACGTATTTCAATGGTGAAAAGAATTATCTGTACACCCGAATGGGCAACCCGAACACCGATGAACTGGGTCAGGCCGTGGCAGATATGGAAAATGCTGAAGCAGGTGTGGCCTCAGCTTCGGGTTTATCCGCGATTCTTGCGGGATTCCTGGCAGTGGCAAAACCGGGGGATCATGTCATCGTTGCAGAGGATCTTTACGGGGGAACGTTTCAGCTCATTGATGAAGAAATCCGCGGCCTTGGAATCGCCATCGATTTTATCGACATGACAAATTTGAAGGCAGTGGAGGACGCAGTCACGGAAAAAACTGTACTCATCTATACCGAATCGATCACAAATCCCCTTCTCAGAGTAGAGGACCTGAAGGCACTTGTTACGCTCAGTGAGAAGCACGATTTGAAATTGATGGTGGACAATACCTTCGCAACACCGTATCTCATCCGGCCTTTGGAAGAAGGCGCGGATCTGGTTGTACACAGTGCAACAAAATATATCGGGGGCCACAGTGACGTAACGGCAGGTGTACTTTGCGGCGGAAGCGAACTGGTACAACAAGCAAGGAAAAAAATCACGACCCTTGGCAGTAATCTCGGTCCGTTCGATGGCTGGCTTGCAGTGCGGGGGTTGAAAACTCTCAGTCTGAGAATGAGAGCCCAGTGCGACAATGCGCAGATGCTTGCAGACGCATTGGCACTGACGCCTGGCGTGAAACGGGTGTTTTATCCGCAAGGCGCATCGGACGCCGGAAACGGTGCCATTGTGACGATCGATTTGGAAGATGATATCGATCTCAATGCTTTGACCCGCGGGCTGTCGTGGATCAAAGTAGTCCCGACGCTTGCCGGGGTTGAGACAACGGTATCGTATCCGAAAGGAACTTCCCACCGGGCATTGACGGAAACCATGCGGCAAAAACTTGGCGTCACGGCACAAATGATCCGGATTTCCGTCGGTATCGAGGACGGAACGGATATCATTGAAGCATTCTCAGAAGCAGTGAAACAGGCGAGGTAA
- the thiL gene encoding thiamine-phosphate kinase, with product MAYNWTVIRLDQEFEWIESIKQKRKTGESVIVGVGDDAAIVSGVAGFYDVIAVDTMVEDIHFSSVTMTPEDIGYKALAVNISDLAAMGAIPRHYIVSIAIPKKGWPQEKTRRIYEGLEEAAEKDGMDLIGGDTVSTSDKLVITVTVTGIVETSVRLTRDQAEPGDVIVVTGPLGSSPAGLDLLLGQDDMTAIPETEQEALVKAHQRPVPQVKAGRLFAEMGIRAALNDISDGIAREAKEIAEASSVRMVLDWNRIPKPDVLTGFPMSKQQDWVLYGGEEFQLVAAFSREHWREVCLRAQTAGVSIFPVGMVEQGDAAVDLICEGKRETLTRSGYAHF from the coding sequence TTGGCATACAATTGGACGGTGATCAGATTGGATCAGGAATTTGAATGGATTGAATCGATAAAGCAAAAGCGGAAGACGGGGGAGTCCGTTATCGTTGGCGTGGGTGATGATGCGGCCATTGTGTCCGGCGTCGCCGGATTTTACGACGTGATTGCTGTGGATACGATGGTGGAGGATATTCATTTCTCAAGTGTCACGATGACCCCGGAAGATATCGGCTATAAGGCCCTGGCAGTCAACATCAGTGATTTGGCGGCGATGGGGGCGATTCCAAGACATTACATCGTCTCGATTGCCATCCCGAAGAAAGGCTGGCCTCAAGAGAAAACGAGGCGCATTTATGAGGGTCTTGAGGAAGCGGCTGAAAAGGACGGGATGGATCTGATTGGAGGCGACACGGTATCGACATCGGATAAACTGGTGATTACCGTGACGGTGACAGGCATTGTGGAAACGTCTGTCCGACTGACAAGAGATCAGGCAGAGCCTGGTGATGTCATCGTCGTAACCGGACCACTAGGCTCTTCCCCGGCCGGCCTTGATCTCCTGTTGGGGCAAGACGACATGACAGCGATCCCGGAAACTGAGCAGGAAGCATTGGTAAAAGCTCATCAGCGGCCGGTACCTCAGGTGAAGGCCGGCAGATTGTTTGCTGAAATGGGGATTCGGGCTGCGCTCAATGATATCAGTGACGGGATCGCCCGGGAAGCAAAAGAAATTGCGGAGGCCAGTAGTGTGCGGATGGTTCTTGATTGGAACCGGATCCCGAAGCCGGATGTTCTGACCGGGTTTCCTATGTCAAAACAACAGGACTGGGTCCTCTATGGCGGAGAGGAATTTCAGCTTGTCGCTGCTTTCTCTCGGGAACATTGGCGGGAAGTCTGTTTACGAGCTCAGACGGCGGGGGTTTCGATTTTCCCTGTCGGGATGGTGGAACAAGGTGACGCAGCTGTGGATCTTATCTGCGAAGGGAAACGGGAAACGCTGACGAGAAGCGGATACGCCCATTTTTAA
- a CDS encoding MDR family MFS transporter: MFNRIPNKWLVVITVLTGTFTVILNNSMLNPAIPYFMNLFDADAVSAGWVITIFMVAMGMSMPLTGYLADKFGKKQVYIGGLMLFVTGSVLGSFSWDISAMIGFRAIQGVGGGMIMPLSMVLIFDAFPREERGLATGVWGVAAMLAPTIGPTLGGLLVELGSWQWLFLVNIPTGLLAILFSIRFLSQTKRVTDIRLDKPGFVTVTIGVGSILFALGRINELAHLYNALNLTLIAVGVFSLWFFVRIEARQDQPLLDLSIFRIKAYTYSVLIAMIGSVSLFGGIFLIPLLIQTVYGYGAIMTGLSFLPSALLMGLFMNVGGRMLDVKGPTIAAAGGLMVLSVSTFALGFLTMETALWFVFLLNGIRGIGMGLSNMPATTAGMNSIPEKLISRGSAMGNVVRQMSSALGIVFVSIYFEVRRSQILVNGGGDLQEASLTAINEAFIVLAVLTLVAVPLGFKLGREYKQTVKD, translated from the coding sequence ATGTTCAATCGCATACCGAATAAATGGCTGGTTGTCATTACGGTATTAACCGGTACCTTTACGGTAATTTTAAATAACAGCATGCTGAATCCTGCCATACCTTATTTTATGAATCTGTTTGACGCGGATGCCGTCAGTGCGGGCTGGGTCATCACGATTTTTATGGTGGCCATGGGGATGTCCATGCCGTTAACGGGCTATCTTGCCGATAAATTCGGAAAAAAGCAAGTGTATATAGGAGGCTTGATGCTGTTTGTGACCGGTTCAGTGCTGGGGTCCTTTTCCTGGGACATCAGTGCGATGATCGGCTTTCGAGCCATTCAAGGTGTGGGTGGCGGCATGATCATGCCGCTCTCCATGGTCCTGATCTTCGATGCTTTTCCCCGGGAGGAGCGGGGACTGGCGACAGGCGTGTGGGGTGTCGCTGCGATGCTTGCCCCGACCATTGGACCAACGTTGGGCGGTCTCCTGGTGGAACTGGGATCGTGGCAATGGCTCTTTCTTGTAAACATCCCTACAGGACTATTGGCGATTTTGTTTTCCATCCGATTTCTCTCGCAAACGAAGCGGGTAACGGATATCCGTCTCGATAAACCTGGGTTTGTCACGGTCACGATCGGTGTCGGCTCGATCTTGTTTGCGTTGGGTCGGATCAACGAATTGGCTCATCTCTACAATGCACTCAACCTGACACTCATTGCAGTTGGCGTGTTCTCACTCTGGTTCTTTGTGCGGATTGAAGCCAGGCAGGACCAGCCCCTGCTCGATCTCTCCATCTTCAGAATCAAGGCGTATACATACAGTGTACTCATCGCCATGATCGGTTCTGTCAGCCTGTTCGGGGGGATCTTTCTGATTCCGCTGTTGATCCAGACGGTATACGGCTACGGCGCGATCATGACCGGCCTGAGCTTTCTTCCGTCAGCCTTACTGATGGGGTTGTTCATGAATGTCGGTGGGCGGATGCTCGATGTGAAAGGCCCGACCATTGCAGCGGCGGGAGGGCTGATGGTTCTCAGTGTGTCCACGTTCGCCCTTGGCTTTTTGACAATGGAAACAGCGCTTTGGTTCGTCTTTTTGTTAAACGGGATCCGGGGGATCGGGATGGGTCTCAGTAATATGCCTGCGACAACCGCAGGGATGAATTCCATTCCGGAAAAACTGATTTCCCGCGGCTCGGCAATGGGGAATGTCGTCCGGCAAATGAGCTCGGCGCTCGGAATCGTGTTTGTATCGATCTATTTCGAAGTCCGGCGTTCACAGATTCTTGTGAATGGCGGTGGTGACTTGCAGGAGGCGAGTCTGACCGCCATCAATGAAGCTTTTATCGTTTTGGCGGTATTAACGCTGGTGGCTGTCCCGTTAGGGTTTAAACTGGGACGTGAATACAAACAGACGGTGAAAGACTGA
- the tsaD gene encoding tRNA (adenosine(37)-N6)-threonylcarbamoyltransferase complex transferase subunit TsaD — translation MKKEHNEIILAIETSCDETAAAVIEGGRVIRSNVVASQVESHKRFGGVVPEIASRHHVDQITVIIEEAVEQAGIRLEDLDAVAVTEGPGLIGALLVGVNAAKALAFTLDIPLIGVHHIAGHLYANHLVEPLTFPLVALVVSGGHTELIHMEADGRYEVMGETRDDAVGEAYDKVARTLGLPYPGGPHIDRLAHEGEETLTLPRSWLEAGSFDFSFSGLKSAVINTLHNARQRDEKIPVENLAASFQASVIDVLVDKTIRAVKEKQVNHLIVAGGVAANKGLRAALKDACGREGIQLTIPPLHLCTDNAAMIGAAAHVQYQQSMFSDDRLNGNPGLTLQSKQVQS, via the coding sequence ATGAAAAAAGAACATAACGAGATCATATTAGCGATCGAAACGAGCTGTGACGAAACGGCGGCAGCTGTCATCGAAGGCGGGCGTGTGATCCGCAGCAATGTCGTTGCGTCGCAGGTTGAGAGCCATAAGCGGTTTGGCGGAGTCGTCCCTGAAATCGCTTCGAGGCATCATGTGGATCAAATCACGGTGATCATAGAAGAGGCGGTGGAACAGGCAGGGATCCGTCTGGAGGACCTCGATGCCGTCGCGGTGACTGAAGGCCCGGGTCTTATCGGAGCCCTCCTGGTGGGGGTGAACGCAGCCAAGGCGCTGGCGTTCACACTGGATATCCCGCTCATCGGTGTTCATCACATTGCAGGTCATCTGTATGCGAATCACCTGGTGGAACCGTTGACCTTTCCGCTGGTGGCGCTGGTCGTCTCCGGAGGTCATACGGAACTCATTCATATGGAAGCAGACGGCCGCTATGAAGTAATGGGTGAAACGCGTGATGATGCAGTCGGAGAAGCTTATGATAAAGTAGCCCGGACGCTCGGGCTTCCTTACCCTGGCGGCCCGCATATCGACCGTTTGGCACATGAAGGAGAAGAAACGCTGACACTGCCAAGGTCCTGGCTTGAAGCAGGATCATTCGATTTCAGTTTCAGCGGGCTGAAATCAGCTGTGATTAATACGTTACACAACGCCAGGCAGCGGGATGAGAAGATCCCTGTGGAAAACCTTGCGGCGAGTTTTCAGGCAAGCGTCATTGACGTCCTTGTGGATAAAACCATTCGCGCTGTGAAAGAGAAGCAGGTCAACCACCTGATTGTTGCGGGTGGTGTAGCGGCTAACAAAGGACTGCGTGCCGCTTTGAAAGACGCCTGCGGACGAGAGGGAATCCAATTGACGATCCCGCCACTCCATCTGTGTACAGACAATGCTGCGATGATAGGTGCGGCCGCGCATGTGCAATATCAACAGAGCATGTTCAGCGATGACCGGCTCAATGGGAATCCTGGCTTGACGCTTCAGAGTAAACAAGTTCAATCGTGA
- the moaC gene encoding cyclic pyranopterin monophosphate synthase MoaC, translating into MDSFTHFNEQGRAKMVDISDKNETVRTAVAVSSVVVNNDIYEAVRQGAMKKGDVLAVAQVAGVMAAKNTAQIIPMCHPLSLSGVDIAFDWTEEKPSHRLNIRVAVKTKGSTGVEMEALTSASATALTVYDMCKAVDKGMVIGETYLLEKTGGKSGDFKREG; encoded by the coding sequence ATGGATTCATTTACCCATTTTAATGAACAGGGCCGGGCGAAGATGGTTGACATCTCCGACAAGAATGAAACGGTCCGGACCGCCGTTGCGGTATCAAGTGTAGTAGTGAACAATGACATTTATGAAGCTGTTCGCCAGGGTGCCATGAAAAAAGGGGACGTACTGGCAGTGGCGCAGGTAGCCGGAGTCATGGCTGCGAAAAATACGGCACAGATCATTCCAATGTGTCACCCACTGTCACTCAGCGGTGTGGACATTGCGTTTGACTGGACGGAAGAAAAGCCGTCGCATCGTCTGAACATCCGGGTGGCTGTGAAAACCAAAGGCAGTACAGGCGTCGAGATGGAAGCGTTAACATCAGCCAGCGCTACCGCATTGACGGTGTATGATATGTGCAAGGCCGTTGATAAAGGCATGGTGATTGGTGAAACGTACCTGCTGGAGAAAACCGGCGGTAAGAGTGGCGATTTCAAAAGAGAAGGATAA
- a CDS encoding redox-sensing transcriptional repressor Rex gives MEVDQAKIPQATAKRLPLYYRFLEGLQASGKHRVSSSELSEAVKVDSATIRRDFSYFGALGKKGYGYNVNYLLSFFRKTLDQDELTKVALVGVGNLGTAFLNYNFSKSNNTRIEMAFDVDRSKVDQTIGDVPIYHFDDMEEKLGDIEVVILTVPSMAAQGITDQLLESGIKGILNFTPARLTVPDNIRVHHIDLSVELQSLIYFLKHYPLN, from the coding sequence ATGGAAGTAGATCAGGCAAAGATACCACAGGCAACTGCAAAACGGCTCCCGCTGTATTACCGGTTTCTCGAAGGGCTTCAGGCATCGGGAAAACACCGCGTGTCCTCAAGTGAACTCAGTGAAGCGGTGAAGGTGGATTCGGCTACGATCCGCAGGGATTTTTCGTATTTTGGAGCTTTAGGCAAAAAAGGCTACGGTTATAACGTCAACTATCTCCTGTCCTTTTTCCGGAAAACGCTGGATCAGGATGAGCTGACGAAAGTGGCACTGGTTGGTGTCGGTAATCTGGGTACGGCATTTTTGAATTATAATTTCAGTAAGAGTAATAATACCCGAATTGAAATGGCGTTTGATGTCGACCGCTCGAAAGTGGATCAGACGATTGGTGATGTGCCGATTTATCATTTCGATGATATGGAGGAAAAACTCGGAGACATTGAAGTGGTGATTCTCACTGTGCCGTCCATGGCCGCACAGGGCATCACAGATCAACTGCTGGAATCCGGTATCAAAGGCATCCTGAATTTCACTCCGGCAAGATTGACCGTACCGGATAATATCCGTGTGCACCATATTGATCTGTCTGTTGAACTGCAATCCCTCATCTATTTCCTCAAGCATTATCCACTCAATTAA
- the rimI gene encoding ribosomal protein S18-alanine N-acetyltransferase — translation MSQNATEKAEIHVRFMDVTDLDQVLDLEAKCFSTPWTREAFYSELVKNQFAYYTVAVAKGKIIAYCGLWVVVGDGHITNIAVDPEWRRHGIGERLLKGALVLAVKLGADRLSLEVRLSNVAAQNLYRKYGFQKGGIRKNYYTDTQEDAQVMWVGLRDEKRT, via the coding sequence ATGAGCCAAAACGCAACTGAAAAAGCGGAGATTCACGTGCGGTTTATGGACGTAACGGATCTTGACCAGGTACTCGATCTGGAAGCGAAGTGTTTCAGCACACCGTGGACACGTGAAGCATTCTACAGCGAACTGGTCAAGAATCAGTTTGCCTACTATACGGTCGCAGTGGCAAAGGGAAAAATCATTGCTTACTGTGGTTTATGGGTGGTTGTCGGTGACGGGCATATTACCAACATTGCCGTTGATCCTGAATGGCGACGCCATGGTATCGGGGAACGTCTCCTGAAAGGGGCGCTTGTATTGGCTGTGAAATTGGGCGCCGACCGGCTTTCCCTCGAGGTGCGGCTTTCGAACGTTGCAGCGCAGAATCTGTACCGGAAATACGGTTTTCAAAAAGGCGGGATCAGAAAGAATTATTACACGGATACGCAAGAGGATGCACAAGTGATGTGGGTGGGGTTAAGAGATGAAAAAAGAACATAA
- the tsaE gene encoding tRNA (adenosine(37)-N6)-threonylcarbamoyltransferase complex ATPase subunit type 1 TsaE, translating to MTVSLTIDVQQLTETKELAKDLAEKLQPGDVITLEGDLGAGKTTFTKALAEAFGVPGNVNSPTFTIMKEYMGRLAFYHMDAYRIEAEDEDLGLDEYFDSGGVVVIEWPSMIASQLPDARLDILITYTGPDTRTMTITAHGKRYEALIKEIKKA from the coding sequence ATGACAGTGAGCCTCACCATAGACGTGCAGCAACTCACGGAAACAAAAGAACTTGCAAAAGATCTGGCTGAGAAGCTCCAACCAGGTGATGTGATTACCCTCGAAGGGGACCTCGGTGCAGGAAAGACAACATTCACCAAAGCACTCGCTGAGGCCTTCGGCGTCCCGGGCAATGTCAACAGCCCCACCTTTACGATCATGAAAGAATACATGGGCAGATTGGCGTTTTATCATATGGATGCGTACCGGATCGAAGCGGAAGATGAAGACCTGGGTCTTGATGAGTATTTTGACAGCGGCGGCGTGGTTGTGATCGAATGGCCGTCGATGATTGCCAGTCAATTACCCGATGCCAGACTGGATATTCTGATCACGTATACTGGACCCGATACGAGAACCATGACGATAACAGCTCATGGCAAACGTTACGAGGCACTGATAAAGGAGATAAAGAAGGCATGA
- a CDS encoding ABC-F family ATP-binding cassette domain-containing protein → MIVLQCAQLSKSFGTDTILNQVKLEVKSNERIALVGRNGAGKSTLLKIIAGELTHDEGTLMIPKEVNVGYLAQDSGLSSGRSIWDEMMTVFEALRNMEQKLRSLEEQMSDPSHPRYEKVLEEYDQLQQDFRDRGGFQYEADIRSILSGLNFKGFDYNTTVDALSGGQKTRLALGKLLLSKPELLILDEPTNHLDIDTMTWLENYLSAYNGSLLIVSHDRYFLDRIVNTVYELTFQNTYRYNGNYSYYLDAKAERLEQELKEFEKQQSEIKKLEDFVARNLARASTSNRAKSRRKKLEKMDRLDKPVNEDGSAKFQFQIERQTGNDVLMVEDLAIGYDNEPLLQHAGFTLNRGESVALIGPNGIGKTTLLKAIAGQLSPMAGKIRYGSNVSIGYYDQEQTGLNPKKTVLHELWDDYPQTPEKEIRTVLGNFLFSGDDVLKSVMDLSGGEKSRLSLAKLMMEKSNVLILDEPTNHLDLDSKEVLENALIDYPGTLLFVSHDRYFINRMATRVIELSSTSLTSYLGDYDYYQEKKEEEEAYRLIAEEKAEAQNASTPASEAKDQTPSSGTKTDFKQQKEAQKFERQRQRRIEELEAAIEEKERKVQAIEDELCKPEVFQDHEQSAELNSQLEQLHASLESSMEEWETLQEE, encoded by the coding sequence ATGATTGTATTACAATGTGCACAACTGTCCAAGTCCTTCGGGACGGACACGATCCTCAATCAGGTCAAGCTGGAAGTGAAATCGAATGAACGGATCGCACTGGTGGGACGAAACGGTGCAGGGAAATCCACACTGTTGAAGATCATTGCAGGTGAATTAACGCATGACGAAGGGACACTCATGATCCCGAAGGAAGTGAATGTCGGTTACCTCGCACAAGACAGTGGCCTGTCGTCAGGACGTTCCATCTGGGATGAAATGATGACAGTGTTTGAAGCATTACGAAATATGGAACAGAAACTCCGCAGTCTCGAAGAACAGATGAGTGATCCGTCACATCCACGCTACGAAAAGGTACTCGAAGAATATGATCAGCTCCAGCAGGATTTCCGCGACCGTGGCGGGTTTCAGTATGAAGCGGATATCCGCAGTATTCTTTCCGGATTAAACTTCAAAGGATTTGATTACAACACCACCGTCGATGCTTTGAGCGGCGGGCAAAAGACCCGGTTGGCTTTGGGGAAGCTGCTGCTCTCCAAACCGGAACTCCTTATCCTCGATGAACCGACAAACCATCTCGACATCGATACGATGACGTGGCTCGAGAATTATCTCAGCGCGTACAACGGATCACTCTTGATCGTTTCACACGACCGGTACTTTCTCGACAGGATCGTGAACACCGTATATGAACTGACCTTTCAGAATACGTACCGCTATAACGGAAACTATTCCTACTACCTCGATGCCAAAGCCGAACGGCTCGAACAGGAATTAAAAGAGTTTGAAAAACAGCAGTCGGAGATCAAAAAGCTTGAAGATTTCGTGGCGCGCAATCTCGCACGGGCTTCCACCAGTAACCGTGCGAAAAGCCGCAGGAAAAAGCTGGAGAAAATGGACCGCCTGGATAAACCGGTAAACGAAGACGGTTCGGCGAAATTCCAGTTCCAAATTGAACGACAGACCGGAAATGACGTTTTGATGGTGGAGGATCTGGCCATCGGTTATGACAATGAACCCTTGCTTCAACATGCCGGCTTCACATTGAACCGCGGCGAGAGCGTCGCACTGATTGGACCCAACGGCATCGGCAAAACAACGCTGTTAAAAGCCATCGCCGGACAGCTCTCTCCTATGGCCGGTAAAATCCGCTACGGAAGCAATGTCTCCATCGGCTATTATGACCAGGAACAGACCGGGTTGAACCCTAAGAAGACCGTTCTTCATGAGCTTTGGGACGATTACCCGCAGACCCCTGAAAAAGAGATCCGCACCGTACTCGGTAACTTCCTCTTTTCAGGTGACGATGTCCTCAAATCCGTCATGGATCTCTCCGGGGGAGAAAAGTCCAGGCTGTCTCTTGCGAAGCTGATGATGGAAAAATCCAATGTCCTCATCCTCGATGAACCAACAAACCACCTGGATCTTGACAGTAAGGAAGTTCTTGAAAATGCACTGATTGATTACCCAGGGACGCTCTTATTCGTATCCCATGACCGCTATTTCATCAACCGGATGGCGACCAGGGTGATCGAGCTGTCCAGTACATCACTCACAAGTTATCTTGGCGACTATGATTACTATCAGGAGAAAAAAGAAGAAGAGGAAGCGTACCGGCTGATTGCAGAGGAAAAAGCCGAAGCTCAAAACGCTTCAACGCCTGCTTCAGAGGCGAAGGATCAGACTCCTTCCAGCGGTACGAAAACAGACTTCAAGCAGCAAAAAGAAGCGCAGAAATTCGAACGGCAACGCCAGCGGCGCATTGAAGAGCTTGAAGCTGCAATTGAAGAAAAAGAGCGGAAGGTACAGGCCATCGAAGATGAACTGTGTAAACCGGAGGTGTTCCAGGATCACGAACAATCCGCCGAATTGAACAGTCAGCTCGAACAATTACATGCCTCTCTCGAATCTTCCATGGAGGAATGGGAAACACTGCAAGAAGAATAA